The Natronomonas salsuginis genomic sequence GCCGCCGCATACCCCGCCTCGACCGCGCCGTTGAGGCTCCGTTCTGGGTACTGGGCGCGCGAGGCCATCCCGGCGTAGTAGACTCCCGGGTGTCCCGCGTCGGCGAGGTCGTAGGGGACGACCATGTCGAGGTAGCCGCGCTCGTAGACGGGAGCCGTCTTCGCGTTGCGGGCGATGCGCACGTCGGTAACTGCCCCGCGGTCGAACTCGGGAAACAGCGATTCGATGCCGTCGAGCCACATCGTCTCGATCTCGTCGTCGTCTCGCGCCCAGAGGGCATCGTCGGGCCCCTGCACGTAGCTCGCGACGTACAGGAGGTGTTCGCCGCCGTAGCGCTCCGGCGGCACGAAGTTCGTGTGCTCGATGAGCGCGCCGAAAGGGGCCTCGTCGGCGAGGTTTAGCCAGTAGGTGTCCAACAGCGGTTCGTCCATCGTGACAAGCGCGCAGATCGACCCCTGAAAGTCGATCTCGCACCGGTAGCCGGTGAGCGATTCGAGCACGTCCGGCATCGTCGCGACGACGACGGCGTCGACGTCGTGCGTTTCGACGGCGGAGGATCGACCGTTGGCGGGTTCGACCGTCAGCGACTCGACGGGGCCGCCCACCGCTCCGCCCTCGCTGCGTTGTCCGCCGTCCGGCCCCGAGAGGTCCGTCACGGCGGTCCCGGTTTGGATGTGCTCCTGGCCGACGGTGTCGACGAGCGCGTCGGTGAACGTGGCGAACCCGCCGTCGACGTAGCCGAGAATCTCGCCGCGGAGGAGGTCGCGCTCGCCGCGGAACTTGATCCGTCCGAGCAGCCACGCCGCCGAAACCTCTTTCTTGCGCTCGCCGAACTTGGCATCCAACAGCGGCTCGAAGAAGTACTCGTAGACGCCGCGCGTGGCGTGTTCGAGAAGGAACTGTTTGATCGGGACGTCCTCGAACGTCTCGATGTCGTCGTAGGTGTCCCGGCGGGGACGGCCGCCCCGAACGTCGATCCCGAGCGTCAACATCGCGAGTCGAAACTTGTCGTAGACCGAAAGATACGGATACGCCGCGATCTCCCAGGGCGTATCGAGTGGGTGGGCAACGCCGTCGACGTAGTAGGCGTTCTCGCCGACTCGCCACTCGATCCGGTCACCGATCCCGAGTTCGTCCGCCAACTCGACGATCGTTTCCTCGGACTTCGAGAGGTGGTGGTAGTACGCCTCGATCCGATCGCCGGCGGTCTCGTAGGTCGCCGCGAGCCCTCCGGGTTCGGCCCCGGCCTCGAAGACGCGAACATCGCGCCCCGCGTTCCGAAGCCGGTAGGCGGCGGCCAGTCCGGCGAGTCCACCGCCGACGATGCCGATCATACCGTCAGATGGACGCCGTAACTGTTGGCTCTTTTCATCGCGACGCCCGCCAACGGCGGCTCACTGATCAGTCGATTCGTCGCCACGAGGCGGTCGCGTCGAGTCGGGACCGAACCGCCGATCGGACCGCGGCTTCCGCGCCGTAAAATAGCTCGCGGCCGGCGGGCGTTCGGAATCGGATGACGATCGTTTCGGGGGTCGCGCGGAAGACGGCGAGCGCCCAGCCACCGTCACCCATCCATCGACACAGTCGATCCGCATCGAGATCCTCGACGACGCGCGTGCCGAGCCCCCAACTCAGACGGGTTCGGTAGGGAATATCGATCGGGAGCGCCGTTGGCGACGTCGTCGGAGCGGACTCTCCCCCTCGGACGGCGTTTGCGGTCATATACCAATCACCACAACCATGAGTAAAAAACGTGACTCTTGGCGTCGAGTCGCGATCGGTCGCGGCGGCGCGAAAGGTCGGGTTTTATTCGGGGGCGAGCGGAACGTCGTCACATGGTTACGGTGCGGGCCCCCGCGACGAGCGCGAATCTGGGGAGTGGCTTCGATGTCTTCGGCGCGGCGCTGGGGCGACCGGCGGACGTCGTTCACGTCGAGAAGGCCGACCGGACGACAATCAGCGTCACCGGCGTCGGCAGCCAGTACATCCCCGAGGACCCCGAGAAGAACACCGTCGGCGCGGTCGCCGAGGCGCTGGACGCGCCCGCTCACATCGAGATCGACAAGGGCGTTCGCCCGGCGTCTGGTCTGGGCTCCTCGGCGGCCTCCGCTGCGGCGGCCGCCGTCGGTTTGAACGAACTCTACGATCGGGGCCTGACGCGCGAGGAACTCGTCCCGATCGCCGCGGAGGGCGAGGCGGTCGTCTCCGGGGCCGCCCACGCCGACAACGTCGCCCCCTCGATCATGGGCGGATTCACGGTCGCGCGCGCTGACGGGGTCACGGCGGTCGACGCCTCGATCCCTCTCGTCACCTGTCTCCCAGAGATCGTCGTCTCGACGCGGGACGCGCGGCAGGTCGTCCCCGACGGCGCGCGCATGAAGGAGGTCGTCGAGGTCGTCGGCAACGCCGCGACGCTCGCCGTCGGCATGGCGCGCGACGATCCCGACCTCGTCGGTCGCGGGATGAACGATTCGATCGTCACGCCGGCCCGCGCGGAGTTGATCACCGGCTACGAGTCGGTTCGAACCGCCGCGTTCGACACCGGGGCGACCGGCGTGACGATCTCTGGAGCCGGCCCCGCGATCATCGCTGCGTGTCACGAGGGCGATCGACGGTCCATCGCCATCGCGATGCTCGACGCATTCGATTCGGTCGGCGTCGATGCTCGCGCCTATCAGACGCGGATCGGCCGCGGTGCGGAGATCTTCTGACCGGCCAACGGGCATCGCTCCCGATCACTGAGACGACGCTTCTGTGGTGTAGCGAGTGTTGACGCTGGCGTTCTGGTAGCCTCCGAGGATAGCGATACCGCTGTCTCCGATACCGAACGTGCACACACTGCAGAGATAAATTCATAGAATTGATAGATTTCTTCGGCTGCTGCGAACATTTCCTCTTTGAATTGAACAGCATTAATACGCCAAGGAAACAATTCCCGAACATGGCTGAGTCTAATCAAGACTGGTGGCCAAACCAGTTGAACCTGAGAATTCTCGATCAGAACGCCCGCGACGTCGGTCCGATGGGCGAGGGCTTCAACTACGCCGAGGAGTTCCAGGAGCTCGACCTCGACGAGGTGAAGGGGGACATCGAGGCGGTGTTGAAGGACTCTCAAGACTGGTGGCCGGCTGATTACGGCCACTACGGGCCGCTCATCATTCGGATGGCCTGGCACAGCGCGGGCACGTATCGTACTGCGGATGGCCGCGGCGGCGCAGCTGGCGGGAGACAGCGGTTCGCCCCGCTGAACAGTTGGCCCGACAACGTCAATCTCGACAAGGCCCGCCGCGTGCTCTGGCCGGTCAAACAAAAGTACGGCCGCAAGCTCTCGTGGGCCGACTTGCTGGTCCTGTCCGGAAACGTCGCCCTCGAATCGATGGGATTCGAAACGTACGGCTTCGCCGGCGGACGCGAGGACGCCTTCGATTCCGACGAGGGCGTCGACTGGGGGCCCGAAGAGGAGATGATGGGCGACGAGCGCCACGACGAGGAGGGCAACCTCGAAGGCGATCTCGCCGCCGACCACATGGGTCTGATCTACGTGAACCCCGAAGGCCCGGGAGGCGACCCGAACCCGGAGGAGTCCGCGAAGTACATCCGACAGTCGTTCGAGCGCATGGCGATGAACGACGAGGAAACCGTCGCGCTCATCGCCGGCGGACACGAGTTCGGGAAAGTCCACGGTGCCGCCCCCGATGACAACCTCGGACCGGACCCGGAAGAGGCCCCCGTCGAGATGCAAGGGATGGGCTGGGACAACGAGTTCGGCTCCGGCAAAGGTGACGACACGATTACCAGTGGGCTCGAGGGGCCATGGACCTCCTCGCCGATCACGTGGGATCACGAGTATCTCGATAACCTGTTCAGCTACGAGTGGGAACTCGACGAGAGCCCGGCCGGAGCGTATCAGTGGACGCCGGTCGACGAGGAGGCACAGGATGCGGCTCCCGCCGCTCACGACCCCGAGGGACGCCAGACGCCGATGATGCTCACGACGGACATCGCTCTCAAGGCGGATCCCGACTACCGCGAGATCGCGGAGCGATTCCACGAAAACCCCGAGGAACTCGAAGAGGCCTTCGCGAAGGCGTGGTTCAAACTGATCCACCGGGACATGGGCCCGTCCGAGCGGTTCCTCGGTCCGGAGGTCCCAGAAGAGGAGTTCCTGTGGCAAGACCCCATCCCCGATGTCGATCACGAGCTGATCGGCGACGAGGAGGTCGCCGAACTCAAATCGGAGATCCTCTCGTCGGAGCTGTCGGTCTCCCAGTTGGTCAAGACGGCCTGGGCGTCGGCGTCGACCTACCGCGACAGCGACAAGCGCGGCGGCGCGAACGGCGCCCGGCTTCGACTCGAACCCCAGCGGAGCTGGGACGTCAACGAGCCGGAGCAGCTGGCGACGGTGCTTTCGACCCTCGAAGACGTTCAAGCGGCGTTCAACGACTCTCGCTCGGACGACGTCCGTGTCTCGCTCGCCGACCTGATCGTGCTGGGCGGCTGTGCCGCCGTCGAGCAGGCGGCGCACGATGCCGGCTACGACGTGAGCGTCCCGTTCGAACCGGGTCGCACGGACGCCTCACAGGAGCAGACGGACGTCGAGTCCTTCGAGTGGCTCGAACCGGACGCAGACGGGTTCCGCAACTACTACACCGACAGTGACGCGCAGGATCGATCGGCCGAGGAGCTACTGGTGGACAAAGCCGACCTCCTGACGCTGACGGCGCCGGAGATGACGGCCTTGGTCGGCGGTATGCGCGCGCTGGGCGCGAACTACCAGGACACGGACCTCGGCGTCTTCACCGACGAACCGGAGACGCTGAACAACGACTTCTTCGAGACCGTCCTCGATATGCGCTACGAGTGGGAAGCAGCCTCGGACGACGAGGTGGTCTTCGAGTTGTGCGACCGCGAGACGGGCGAGGTCGAGTTCACGGCGAGCCGCGTCGATCTCCTCTTCGGTTCGAACTCCCGACTCCGGGCGATCGCGGAGGTCTACGGCGCCGAGGACGGCGAGGAGCAGTTCGTCGACGACTTCGTCGATGCGTGGAGCAAAGTGATGAGGCTCGATCGATTCGACCTCGAGTAACCTGACGTCTGCCCGTGAGTCGTCGCTTATGTGGTCACTCGGGGTCCAGTCGTCCGTCGACGCGCGGTCACATATACATCCGATCTTCCGGATACTCCCGACTCCGCGACTGTCCACTCTCCTCTTCGAGGCGCTCCATCCGCTCGGCGAGGTTCGCGTAGTACTCCTTGAGCTCCTCGGACTGCTGTTCCAGTTCGGTCCGGTCGACCTCGACGCCGTAGATCGCCTCGATAGCGTCAAAGAACCGGAACGCGGCGTCGATGTCCGGTCCCGGCGGATGCGTCGGCGTCACGTACACGCCGACCGGTGGGATCTCGCCGTCGATGCTCTTCGAGATCAGTTCGCCCGCGACGCCGTCGAGGAAGCCACCTCTGAGCGGGTGGAGGCCGGTCTCCGTGAGTCGCGTCTCGCGATACGCCTCCGACGCCACGTAGAACACCGCGTGTTCTTCGGGTCCGTGTGGGAACGGGACGCCGTGAAAGAGGACGATCTCCTCGATTCGATTCGTCGAGATCCACTCAATGAGCGCGTTGGTAAAGGGTCTCGCGGCCCAGACCGGCACGAACAGTTCGCCGACCAACACGGTGAGATCGATCTCGGTGAGATTGTACAGTCGCGTGTGGTGTCGCGGCTCCCCGTCCTCGAAGGGGGTGATCGCGGGCAATTCCTCGGGCGTGATGTGGCCGATCTTCTCGGAGTCCAGATGGCGGACGAGATAGTCCGCGGCCGTTACTCCTGCCATCCCGAGGTTCGAGGGGCCGATCAAAAGTGTCTGTCCCGGATCGATATCCCCCGGTACGGAGATCTCGAACGAATTCTGTGGCATGCTACCAATTCATGCGAGATCGAATATAACTGTGTAGCCTGGCTATCACGCCTCGAAAAGACCGTTAAGATCGCGTCTGCGGGCGGACGACTCAGCCGTCCACCGCCCGCCACGGTTTCCCGAGCTCGTCCCACTCGTCGCTTTCGAACGCGCCGTCATCGAACACGGTTACCCGACCGGACTCCTGACTCAGGGTCAGCGTGGCGAGCACGTCCGTACGCGTCGAGATGTCGAGCGCGCTCATATGTCTGGCACCCATCCACGGCTCGTAGACGTCCCCCGACGGGCCGTCGACCGTCCGGAACCGAACCAGCTGCCGGGAGACGATCCCGTCGACAGAGATCACGACCGCACCGTCATGCGAGTACGCGACCTCGGTCGCCGCGTCGGCGAACTCGCCGGGGGCCGTCAGCGGATCACGTCCCGATTCGGGCCACCGATTGTCGCCCATCGGATCCGCGTACGCCTCGATCGAGGGGCCGACGACGACCGCGAGATACATGCCCGGAGCGCGAGCAGTCGGATCGGCGGTGCGGTCGTAGTCGAGCGAGATCTCCTCTACGTGATACCGCAGCGTCTCGATGAGCCGTTGAACGCGCTCGTGTTCGGCGTATCGAATGTCGAGAGCTTC encodes the following:
- a CDS encoding NAD(P)/FAD-dependent oxidoreductase, with translation MIGIVGGGLAGLAAAYRLRNAGRDVRVFEAGAEPGGLAATYETAGDRIEAYYHHLSKSEETIVELADELGIGDRIEWRVGENAYYVDGVAHPLDTPWEIAAYPYLSVYDKFRLAMLTLGIDVRGGRPRRDTYDDIETFEDVPIKQFLLEHATRGVYEYFFEPLLDAKFGERKKEVSAAWLLGRIKFRGERDLLRGEILGYVDGGFATFTDALVDTVGQEHIQTGTAVTDLSGPDGGQRSEGGAVGGPVESLTVEPANGRSSAVETHDVDAVVVATMPDVLESLTGYRCEIDFQGSICALVTMDEPLLDTYWLNLADEAPFGALIEHTNFVPPERYGGEHLLYVASYVQGPDDALWARDDDEIETMWLDGIESLFPEFDRGAVTDVRIARNAKTAPVYERGYLDMVVPYDLADAGHPGVYYAGMASRAQYPERSLNGAVEAGYAAAARILDR
- a CDS encoding homoserine kinase is translated as MVTVRAPATSANLGSGFDVFGAALGRPADVVHVEKADRTTISVTGVGSQYIPEDPEKNTVGAVAEALDAPAHIEIDKGVRPASGLGSSAASAAAAAVGLNELYDRGLTREELVPIAAEGEAVVSGAAHADNVAPSIMGGFTVARADGVTAVDASIPLVTCLPEIVVSTRDARQVVPDGARMKEVVEVVGNAATLAVGMARDDPDLVGRGMNDSIVTPARAELITGYESVRTAAFDTGATGVTISGAGPAIIAACHEGDRRSIAIAMLDAFDSVGVDARAYQTRIGRGAEIF
- the katG gene encoding catalase/peroxidase HPI gives rise to the protein MAESNQDWWPNQLNLRILDQNARDVGPMGEGFNYAEEFQELDLDEVKGDIEAVLKDSQDWWPADYGHYGPLIIRMAWHSAGTYRTADGRGGAAGGRQRFAPLNSWPDNVNLDKARRVLWPVKQKYGRKLSWADLLVLSGNVALESMGFETYGFAGGREDAFDSDEGVDWGPEEEMMGDERHDEEGNLEGDLAADHMGLIYVNPEGPGGDPNPEESAKYIRQSFERMAMNDEETVALIAGGHEFGKVHGAAPDDNLGPDPEEAPVEMQGMGWDNEFGSGKGDDTITSGLEGPWTSSPITWDHEYLDNLFSYEWELDESPAGAYQWTPVDEEAQDAAPAAHDPEGRQTPMMLTTDIALKADPDYREIAERFHENPEELEEAFAKAWFKLIHRDMGPSERFLGPEVPEEEFLWQDPIPDVDHELIGDEEVAELKSEILSSELSVSQLVKTAWASASTYRDSDKRGGANGARLRLEPQRSWDVNEPEQLATVLSTLEDVQAAFNDSRSDDVRVSLADLIVLGGCAAVEQAAHDAGYDVSVPFEPGRTDASQEQTDVESFEWLEPDADGFRNYYTDSDAQDRSAEELLVDKADLLTLTAPEMTALVGGMRALGANYQDTDLGVFTDEPETLNNDFFETVLDMRYEWEAASDDEVVFELCDRETGEVEFTASRVDLLFGSNSRLRAIAEVYGAEDGEEQFVDDFVDAWSKVMRLDRFDLE
- a CDS encoding proteasome assembly chaperone family protein, which gives rise to MPQNSFEISVPGDIDPGQTLLIGPSNLGMAGVTAADYLVRHLDSEKIGHITPEELPAITPFEDGEPRHHTRLYNLTEIDLTVLVGELFVPVWAARPFTNALIEWISTNRIEEIVLFHGVPFPHGPEEHAVFYVASEAYRETRLTETGLHPLRGGFLDGVAGELISKSIDGEIPPVGVYVTPTHPPGPDIDAAFRFFDAIEAIYGVEVDRTELEQQSEELKEYYANLAERMERLEEESGQSRSREYPEDRMYM
- a CDS encoding DNA integrity scanning protein DisA nucleotide-binding domain protein, whose amino-acid sequence is MNRTEALDIRYAEHERVQRLIETLRYHVEEISLDYDRTADPTARAPGMYLAVVVGPSIEAYADPMGDNRWPESGRDPLTAPGEFADAATEVAYSHDGAVVISVDGIVSRQLVRFRTVDGPSGDVYEPWMGARHMSALDISTRTDVLATLTLSQESGRVTVFDDGAFESDEWDELGKPWRAVDG